A part of Camelus ferus isolate YT-003-E chromosome 6, BCGSAC_Cfer_1.0, whole genome shotgun sequence genomic DNA contains:
- the CDAN1 gene encoding codanin-1 isoform X1, with protein MAAVLESLLREELSVAAAVRWIARSAQSSEDDPGEAAALSSLRPLRKEFVPFLLNFLREQSSRVLPQGPPTPAKAPGSSAALPGRPGGPPRGGRGARSQLFPPTEPSSAAAAEAPSARRGGRRRGLGPARERGGRGPGGLEEGVSGETPPWAGGRRPRSSGSPSSPILVRSDPPNLSNLEEFPPVGSVPPGSAGRTKPSRRINPTPVSEERSLSKPKTCFTSPPINCVPSSQPAVLDTSPWGHGLPPGCRSLQEEREMLRKERSKQLRQSPTPVCPALESGYPHPSRTGNLTAEPADPARVSSRQRLELVALVYSSCIAENLVPNLFLELFFVLQLLTARRMVAAKDSDLESSPGAVGSLESPLFQSVHDCVFFAVQVLEHQFHVLSHLDKGTLKLLAENERLLCFSPALQGRLRAAYEGSVAKVSLEMPPSAQAVSFQPETDNRANFSSDRAFHTFKKQRDVFYEVLREWEDRHEEPGWDFEKGLGSRIRTMMGHLSAAGSHSHFVRLFQKQLLQMCQSPGGAGGTVLGEAPGVLNMLGADKLGRLRRLQERLVAPQSSGGPCPPPTFPGCQGFFRDFILSASSFQFNQHLMDSLSLKIRELNGLALPQPEPSDEDGESDVDWQGERRQFAMVLLSLRLLAKFLGFVAFLPYRGPEPLPTRELQDSILALRSQVPPVLDVRALLQQGLRARRAVLTVPWLVEFLSLADHIVPMLDYYRSIFTLLLHLHRSLVLSKESEGEMCFLNKLLLLAVLGWLFQIPTVPEDLFFLEEGQLDAFEVDTVASEHGLDSMPVVDQHLLYTCCPYIGELRKLLASWVSGSSGRSGGFVRKITPTTTTGLGARPPRTTQGLQAQLAQAFFHNQPPSLRRTVEFVAERIGSNCVKHIKATLVADLVRQAESLLQEQLVTQGQEGGDPAQLLEILCSQLCPHGAQALTQGREFCQRKSPGAVRALLPEETPAAVLSSAENIAVGLATEKACAWLSANITALIRREVKAAVSRTLRAQGPEPAARGERRGCSRACEHHAPLPSHLISEIKDVLSLAVGPRDPDEGVSPEHLEQLLGQLGQTLRCRQFLCPPAEQHLAKCSVELASLLGMAPFYHITLLPDPPVLRVGYKQERKWSFLLLFLPGAGHVTPPPYLKAWLSSLPTVADQIPVLGPPAQHRLERGQARRLLLLLLSLWKDDFQVPVPLQLLLSPRNVGLLADTRPREWDLLLFLLRELVEKGLMGRMEIEACLGSLHEAQWPGDFSEELATLFRLFLAEPHVPEPQLRACELVQPNRGTVLAQS; from the exons ATGGCGGCCGTTTTGGAGTCGCTGCTGCGAGAGGAGCTGTCGGTCGCAGCCGCCGTGCGGTGGATCGCGCGCAGCGCCCAGAGTTCGGAG GATGACCCCGGGGAGGCGGCCGCGTTGAGCTCACTTCGGCCACTGCGGAAGGAATTCGTGCCATTCCTGCTGAACTTCCTGAGGGAGCAGAGCAGCCGCGTCCTCCCGCAgggccccccaacccccgccaagGCCCCGGGCTCCTCGGCAGCCTTGCCAGGGAGGCCGGGGGGCCCGCCGCGGGGCGGCCGCGGGGCGCGCAGCCAGCTCTTCCCTCCGACCGAGCCTTCGAGCGCTGCCGCCGCCGAGGCCCCTTCGGCCCGCCGTGGGGGCAGGAGGCGGGGCCTGGGGCCGGCCCGTGAGCGAGGAGGCCGCGGCCCCGGGGGCTTGGAGGAGGGAGTCAGTGGGGAGACCccgccctgggctgggggccggaGGCCCAGGAGCtctggcagccccagcagccccatcCTCGTGCGCTCTGATCCGCCGAACCTCAGCAACCTGGAGGAGTTCCCTCCCGTAGGCTCGGTTCCCCCCGGCTCTGCAGG CAGGACCAAGCCTTCACGCAGGATCAACCCAACTCCGGTGAGCGAAGAGCGGTCACTCTCCAAGCCCAAGACCTGCTTCACCTCACCCCCAATCAACTGTGTCCCCAGTTCCCAACCCGCAGTCCTGGACACTAGCCCTTGGGGCCATGGCCTTCCCCCAGGGTGCAGAAGTCTGCAAGAGGAGCGGGAGATGCTCAGGAAGGAGCG CTCCAAGCAGCTGCGGCAGTCACCTACTCCTGTCTGCCCCGCCCTAGAATCAGGGTATCCTCACCCCAGCCGAACAGGAAACCTCACAGCTGAACCTGCTGACCCTGCCAGAGTGTCTTCCCGCCAGCGCCTGGAGCTGGTAGCCCTTGTCTACTCTTCATGCATTGCAG agaaCCTGGTACCAAACCTCTTTCTGGAGCTTTTCTTCGTCCTTCAGCTCCTTACTGCCCGGAGGATGGTGGCTGCCAAAGACAGTGACCTTGAATCAAGTCCAGGAGCCGTAG GTTCCCTGGAAAGCCCGCTGTTCCAGAGTGTCCATGATTGTGTCTTCTTTGCAGTGCAGGTTTTGGAGCATCAGTTTCA TGTGCTTTCCCACCTGGACAAAGGGACCTTGAAGCTGTTGGCTGAGAATGAGCGGCTACTGTGCTTCTCACCAGCTCTGCAAGGACGCCTCCGAGCTGCCTATGAGGGCAGTGTTGCGAAG GTCTCCCTGGAGATGCCACCTTCTGCTCAAGCTGTCTCCTTTCAGCCAGAAACTGACAACCGTGCCAACTTCTCCAGTGATCGAGCTTTTCATACTTTTAAGAAACAGAG GGATGTGTTTTATGAGGTGCTTCGAGAGTGGGAAGATCGCCATGAGGAGCCTGGCTGGGATTTTGAGAAGGGCTTGGGCAGCAGGATCAG AACCATGATGGGTCACCTCTCTGCAGCCGGCAGCCACAGCCATTTTGTTCGACTTTTCCAAAAACAACTTCTCCAG ATGTGTCAGAGTCCTGGTGGTGCTGGGGGCACTGTCTTGGGTGAGGCTCCAGGTGTGTTAAATATGCTTGGAGCTGACAAGCTGGGGCGGTTGCGGCGCCTACAGGAACGGCTTGTGGCCCCTCAGAGCAGTGgggggccctgcccacccccaaccttCCCAGGCTGTCAGGGCTTCTTCAGGGACTTCATCTTGAGTGCCAGCAG CTTCCAGTTTAATCAGCATCTCATGGATAGTCTGAGTTTGAAGATCCGGGAGCTCAACGGCCTGGCCCTGCCTCAGCCTGAGCCTAGTGATGAAGATGGGGAGTCAGACGTGGACTGGCAG GGTGAACGGAGGCAGTTTGCTATGGTGCTGCTCAGCTTGAGGCTTCTGGCTAAATTCCTGGGCTTTGTGGCTTTCCTGCCGTACCGGGGGCCTGAACCACTGCCGACACGTGAGCTCCAGGACTCTATTCTGGCCCTGAGGAGCCAG GTGCCCCCGGTCCTGGATGTGCGGGCTCTGCTGCAGCAGGGGCTGCGGGCCCGTCGAGCCGTGCTCACGGTGCCCTGGCTAGTGGAGTTCCTTTCCCTCGCTGACCACATTGTCCCCATGCTGGACTACTACCGCAGCATCTTCACCCTCCTGCTGCACCTGCATCG GAGCTTGGTCTTGTCAAAGGAAAGTGAAGGGGAGATGTGTTTCCTGAACAAGCTGCTGCTGCTTGCTGTCCTGGGCTGGCTTTTCCAG ATTCCCACAGTCCCTGAGGACCTGTTCTTTCTGGAAGAGGGTCAGTTGGATGCCTTTGAGGTGGATACAGTAGCTTCAGAGCATGGCTTG GACAGCATGCCTGTGGTGGACCAGCACCTGCTCTACACCTGCTGCCCCTATATTG GAGAGCTCCGCAAACTGCTCGCTTCATGGGTGTCAGGCAGCAGTGGGCGGAGTGGGGGCTTTGTGAGGAAAAtcactcccaccaccaccaccggcCTGGGAGCCCGGCCTCCACGGACCACCCAGGGGCTGCAG GCACAGCTGGCTCAAGCCTTTTTCCACAACCAGCCACCCTCCCTGCGCAGGACTGTGGAGTTTGTGGCGGAGAGAATTGGCTCTAACTGTGTCAAACATATCAA GGCCACGCTGGTGGCAGATCTGGTGCGCCAGGCAGAGTCACTTCTTCAAGAACAGCTGGTGACACAGGGACAGGAAGGGGGAGATCCAGCCCAGCTGTTGGAGATCTTGTGTTCCCAGCTGTGCCCCCACGGGGCCCAGGCACTGACCCAGGGGCGGGA GTTCTGCCAAAGGAAGAGCCCTGGTGCTGTGCGGGCATTGCTTCCCGAGGAGACCCCGGCAGCT GTTCTGAGCAGCGCAGAGAACATTGCTGTGGGGCTTGCAACAGAGAAAGCCTGTGCTTGGTTGTCAGCCAACATCACAG CGCTGATCAGGAGGGAGGTGAAAGCGGCCGTGAGTCGCACGCTTCGAGCCCAGGGTCCTGAGCCGGCTGCCCGGGGGGAGCGGAGGGGCTGCTCCCGTGCCTGTGAGCAccatgctcccctcccctcccacctcatctCCGAGATAAAA gatgTGCTCTCCCTGGCCGTGGGGCCCCGGGACCCTGATGAGGGAGTTTCCCCAGAGCATCTGGAGCAGCTCCTAGGACAGCTGGGCCAGACGCTGCGGTGCCGCCAG TTCCTGTGCCCACCTGCTGAGCAGCATCTGGCAAAGTGCTCTGTGGAGTTAGCATCCCTGCTTGGTATGGCTCCTTTTTATCACATCACTTTGTTGCCAGATCCCCCAGTTCTCAGGGTTGGGTacaagcaagagagaaaatggagcTTTCTTCTGCTCTTCCTCCCAGGGGCTGGCCATGTGACGCCGCCTCCATATCTTAAAGCTTGgctttcctctcttcccacagTTGCAGATCAGATTCCTGTCCTAGGGCCCCCGGCACAGCACCGGCTGGAGAGAGGGCAGGCTCGAaggctcctgctcctgctgctttCCCTGTGGAAGGATGACTTTCAGGTGCCCGTtccactgcagctgctgctgaGCCCAAGGAACGTGGGGCTTCTGGCAGACACTCGGCCAAGGGAG TGGGACCTGCTGCTGTTCTTGCTCCGGGAGCTGGTAGAGAAAGGTCTCATGGGACGGATGGAGATAGAGGCCTGCCTGGGCAGCCTTCATGAGGCCCAGTGGCCAGGG GATTTCTCTGAAGAATTAGCAACACTGTTCAGACTGTTTCTAGCTGAGCCCCATGTGCCAGAACCACAGCTAAGAGCTTGTGAGCTGGTGCAGCCAAACCGGGGGACTGTGCTGGCCCAGAGCTAG
- the CDAN1 gene encoding codanin-1 isoform X5, whose amino-acid sequence MAAVLESLLREELSVAAAVRWIARSAQSSEDDPGEAAALSSLRPLRKEFVPFLLNFLREQSSRVLPQGPPTPAKAPGSSAALPGRPGGPPRGGRGARSQLFPPTEPSSAAAAEAPSARRGGRRRGLGPARERGGRGPGGLEEGVSGETPPWAGGRRPRSSGSPSSPILVRSDPPNLSNLEEFPPVGSVPPGSAGRTKPSRRINPTPVSEERSLSKPKTCFTSPPINCVPSSQPAVLDTSPWGHGLPPGCRSLQEEREMLRKERSKQLRQSPTPVCPALESGYPHPSRTGNLTAEPADPARVSSRQRLELVALVYSSCIAENLVPNLFLELFFVLQLLTARRMVAAKDSDLESSPGAVGSLESPLFQSVHDCVFFAVQVLEHQFHVLSHLDKGTLKLLAENERLLCFSPALQGRLRAAYEGSVAKVSLEMPPSAQAVSFQPETDNRANFSSDRAFHTFKKQRDVFYEVLREWEDRHEEPGWDFEKGLGSRIRTMMGHLSAAGSHSHFVRLFQKQLLQMCQSPGGAGGTVLGEAPGVLNMLGADKLGRLRRLQERLVAPQSSGGPCPPPTFPGCQGFFRDFILSASSFQFNQHLMDSLSLKIRELNGLALPQPEPSDEDGESDVDWQGERRQFAMVLLSLRLLAKFLGFVAFLPYRGPEPLPTRELQDSILALRSQVPPVLDVRALLQQGLRARRAVLTVPWLVEFLSLADHIVPMLDYYRSIFTLLLHLHRSLVLSKESEGEMCFLNKLLLLAVLGWLFQIPTVPEDLFFLEEGQLDAFEVDTVASEHGLDSMPVVDQHLLYTCCPYIGELRKLLASWVSGSSGRSGGFVRKITPTTTTGLGARPPRTTQGLQAQLAQAFFHNQPPSLRRTVEFVAERIGSNCVKHIKATLVADLVRQAESLLQEQLVTQGQEGGDPAQLLEILCSQLCPHGAQALTQGREFCQRKSPGAVRALLPEETPAAVLSSAENIAVGLATEKACAWLSANITALIRREVKAAVSRTLRAQGPEPAARGERRGCSRACEHHAPLPSHLISEIKDVLSLAVGPRDPDEGVSPEHLEQLLGQLGQTLRCRQLQIRFLS is encoded by the exons ATGGCGGCCGTTTTGGAGTCGCTGCTGCGAGAGGAGCTGTCGGTCGCAGCCGCCGTGCGGTGGATCGCGCGCAGCGCCCAGAGTTCGGAG GATGACCCCGGGGAGGCGGCCGCGTTGAGCTCACTTCGGCCACTGCGGAAGGAATTCGTGCCATTCCTGCTGAACTTCCTGAGGGAGCAGAGCAGCCGCGTCCTCCCGCAgggccccccaacccccgccaagGCCCCGGGCTCCTCGGCAGCCTTGCCAGGGAGGCCGGGGGGCCCGCCGCGGGGCGGCCGCGGGGCGCGCAGCCAGCTCTTCCCTCCGACCGAGCCTTCGAGCGCTGCCGCCGCCGAGGCCCCTTCGGCCCGCCGTGGGGGCAGGAGGCGGGGCCTGGGGCCGGCCCGTGAGCGAGGAGGCCGCGGCCCCGGGGGCTTGGAGGAGGGAGTCAGTGGGGAGACCccgccctgggctgggggccggaGGCCCAGGAGCtctggcagccccagcagccccatcCTCGTGCGCTCTGATCCGCCGAACCTCAGCAACCTGGAGGAGTTCCCTCCCGTAGGCTCGGTTCCCCCCGGCTCTGCAGG CAGGACCAAGCCTTCACGCAGGATCAACCCAACTCCGGTGAGCGAAGAGCGGTCACTCTCCAAGCCCAAGACCTGCTTCACCTCACCCCCAATCAACTGTGTCCCCAGTTCCCAACCCGCAGTCCTGGACACTAGCCCTTGGGGCCATGGCCTTCCCCCAGGGTGCAGAAGTCTGCAAGAGGAGCGGGAGATGCTCAGGAAGGAGCG CTCCAAGCAGCTGCGGCAGTCACCTACTCCTGTCTGCCCCGCCCTAGAATCAGGGTATCCTCACCCCAGCCGAACAGGAAACCTCACAGCTGAACCTGCTGACCCTGCCAGAGTGTCTTCCCGCCAGCGCCTGGAGCTGGTAGCCCTTGTCTACTCTTCATGCATTGCAG agaaCCTGGTACCAAACCTCTTTCTGGAGCTTTTCTTCGTCCTTCAGCTCCTTACTGCCCGGAGGATGGTGGCTGCCAAAGACAGTGACCTTGAATCAAGTCCAGGAGCCGTAG GTTCCCTGGAAAGCCCGCTGTTCCAGAGTGTCCATGATTGTGTCTTCTTTGCAGTGCAGGTTTTGGAGCATCAGTTTCA TGTGCTTTCCCACCTGGACAAAGGGACCTTGAAGCTGTTGGCTGAGAATGAGCGGCTACTGTGCTTCTCACCAGCTCTGCAAGGACGCCTCCGAGCTGCCTATGAGGGCAGTGTTGCGAAG GTCTCCCTGGAGATGCCACCTTCTGCTCAAGCTGTCTCCTTTCAGCCAGAAACTGACAACCGTGCCAACTTCTCCAGTGATCGAGCTTTTCATACTTTTAAGAAACAGAG GGATGTGTTTTATGAGGTGCTTCGAGAGTGGGAAGATCGCCATGAGGAGCCTGGCTGGGATTTTGAGAAGGGCTTGGGCAGCAGGATCAG AACCATGATGGGTCACCTCTCTGCAGCCGGCAGCCACAGCCATTTTGTTCGACTTTTCCAAAAACAACTTCTCCAG ATGTGTCAGAGTCCTGGTGGTGCTGGGGGCACTGTCTTGGGTGAGGCTCCAGGTGTGTTAAATATGCTTGGAGCTGACAAGCTGGGGCGGTTGCGGCGCCTACAGGAACGGCTTGTGGCCCCTCAGAGCAGTGgggggccctgcccacccccaaccttCCCAGGCTGTCAGGGCTTCTTCAGGGACTTCATCTTGAGTGCCAGCAG CTTCCAGTTTAATCAGCATCTCATGGATAGTCTGAGTTTGAAGATCCGGGAGCTCAACGGCCTGGCCCTGCCTCAGCCTGAGCCTAGTGATGAAGATGGGGAGTCAGACGTGGACTGGCAG GGTGAACGGAGGCAGTTTGCTATGGTGCTGCTCAGCTTGAGGCTTCTGGCTAAATTCCTGGGCTTTGTGGCTTTCCTGCCGTACCGGGGGCCTGAACCACTGCCGACACGTGAGCTCCAGGACTCTATTCTGGCCCTGAGGAGCCAG GTGCCCCCGGTCCTGGATGTGCGGGCTCTGCTGCAGCAGGGGCTGCGGGCCCGTCGAGCCGTGCTCACGGTGCCCTGGCTAGTGGAGTTCCTTTCCCTCGCTGACCACATTGTCCCCATGCTGGACTACTACCGCAGCATCTTCACCCTCCTGCTGCACCTGCATCG GAGCTTGGTCTTGTCAAAGGAAAGTGAAGGGGAGATGTGTTTCCTGAACAAGCTGCTGCTGCTTGCTGTCCTGGGCTGGCTTTTCCAG ATTCCCACAGTCCCTGAGGACCTGTTCTTTCTGGAAGAGGGTCAGTTGGATGCCTTTGAGGTGGATACAGTAGCTTCAGAGCATGGCTTG GACAGCATGCCTGTGGTGGACCAGCACCTGCTCTACACCTGCTGCCCCTATATTG GAGAGCTCCGCAAACTGCTCGCTTCATGGGTGTCAGGCAGCAGTGGGCGGAGTGGGGGCTTTGTGAGGAAAAtcactcccaccaccaccaccggcCTGGGAGCCCGGCCTCCACGGACCACCCAGGGGCTGCAG GCACAGCTGGCTCAAGCCTTTTTCCACAACCAGCCACCCTCCCTGCGCAGGACTGTGGAGTTTGTGGCGGAGAGAATTGGCTCTAACTGTGTCAAACATATCAA GGCCACGCTGGTGGCAGATCTGGTGCGCCAGGCAGAGTCACTTCTTCAAGAACAGCTGGTGACACAGGGACAGGAAGGGGGAGATCCAGCCCAGCTGTTGGAGATCTTGTGTTCCCAGCTGTGCCCCCACGGGGCCCAGGCACTGACCCAGGGGCGGGA GTTCTGCCAAAGGAAGAGCCCTGGTGCTGTGCGGGCATTGCTTCCCGAGGAGACCCCGGCAGCT GTTCTGAGCAGCGCAGAGAACATTGCTGTGGGGCTTGCAACAGAGAAAGCCTGTGCTTGGTTGTCAGCCAACATCACAG CGCTGATCAGGAGGGAGGTGAAAGCGGCCGTGAGTCGCACGCTTCGAGCCCAGGGTCCTGAGCCGGCTGCCCGGGGGGAGCGGAGGGGCTGCTCCCGTGCCTGTGAGCAccatgctcccctcccctcccacctcatctCCGAGATAAAA gatgTGCTCTCCCTGGCCGTGGGGCCCCGGGACCCTGATGAGGGAGTTTCCCCAGAGCATCTGGAGCAGCTCCTAGGACAGCTGGGCCAGACGCTGCGGTGCCGCCAG TTGCAGATCAGATTCCTGTCCTAG
- the CDAN1 gene encoding codanin-1 isoform X7 has protein sequence MAAVLESLLREELSVAAAVRWIARSAQSSEDDPGEAAALSSLRPLRKEFVPFLLNFLREQSSRVLPQGPPTPAKAPGSSAALPGRPGGPPRGGRGARSQLFPPTEPSSAAAAEAPSARRGGRRRGLGPARERGGRGPGGLEEGVSGETPPWAGGRRPRSSGSPSSPILVRSDPPNLSNLEEFPPVGSVPPGSAGRTKPSRRINPTPVSEERSLSKPKTCFTSPPINCVPSSQPAVLDTSPWGHGLPPGCRSLQEEREMLRKERSKQLRQSPTPVCPALESGYPHPSRTGNLTAEPADPARVSSRQRLELVALVYSSCIAENLVPNLFLELFFVLQLLTARRMVAAKDSDLESSPGAVGSLESPLFQSVHDCVFFAVQVLEHQFHVLSHLDKGTLKLLAENERLLCFSPALQGRLRAAYEGSVAKVSLEMPPSAQAVSFQPETDNRANFSSDRAFHTFKKQRDVFYEVLREWEDRHEEPGWDFEKGLGSRIRTMMGHLSAAGSHSHFVRLFQKQLLQMCQSPGGAGGTVLGEAPGVLNMLGADKLGRLRRLQERLVAPQSSGGPCPPPTFPGCQGFFRDFILSASSFQFNQHLMDSLSLKIRELNGLALPQPEPSDEDGESDVDWQGERRQFAMVLLSLRLLAKFLGFVAFLPYRGPEPLPTRELQDSILALRSQVPPVLDVRALLQQGLRARRAVLTVPWLVEFLSLADHIVPMLDYYRSIFTLLLHLHRSLVLSKESEGEMCFLNKLLLLAVLGWLFQIPTVPEDLFFLEEGQLDAFEVDTVASEHGLDSMPVVDQHLLYTCCPYIGELRKLLASWVSGSSGRSGGFVRKITPTTTTGLGARPPRTTQGLQAQLAQAFFHNQPPSLRRTVEFVAERIGSNCVKHIKATLVADLVRQAESLLQEQLVTQGQEGGDPAQLLEILCSQLCPHGAQALTQGREFCQRKSPGAVRALLPEETPAAVLSSAENIAVGLATEKACAWLSANITALIRREVKAAVSRTLRAQGPEPAARGERRGCSRA, from the exons ATGGCGGCCGTTTTGGAGTCGCTGCTGCGAGAGGAGCTGTCGGTCGCAGCCGCCGTGCGGTGGATCGCGCGCAGCGCCCAGAGTTCGGAG GATGACCCCGGGGAGGCGGCCGCGTTGAGCTCACTTCGGCCACTGCGGAAGGAATTCGTGCCATTCCTGCTGAACTTCCTGAGGGAGCAGAGCAGCCGCGTCCTCCCGCAgggccccccaacccccgccaagGCCCCGGGCTCCTCGGCAGCCTTGCCAGGGAGGCCGGGGGGCCCGCCGCGGGGCGGCCGCGGGGCGCGCAGCCAGCTCTTCCCTCCGACCGAGCCTTCGAGCGCTGCCGCCGCCGAGGCCCCTTCGGCCCGCCGTGGGGGCAGGAGGCGGGGCCTGGGGCCGGCCCGTGAGCGAGGAGGCCGCGGCCCCGGGGGCTTGGAGGAGGGAGTCAGTGGGGAGACCccgccctgggctgggggccggaGGCCCAGGAGCtctggcagccccagcagccccatcCTCGTGCGCTCTGATCCGCCGAACCTCAGCAACCTGGAGGAGTTCCCTCCCGTAGGCTCGGTTCCCCCCGGCTCTGCAGG CAGGACCAAGCCTTCACGCAGGATCAACCCAACTCCGGTGAGCGAAGAGCGGTCACTCTCCAAGCCCAAGACCTGCTTCACCTCACCCCCAATCAACTGTGTCCCCAGTTCCCAACCCGCAGTCCTGGACACTAGCCCTTGGGGCCATGGCCTTCCCCCAGGGTGCAGAAGTCTGCAAGAGGAGCGGGAGATGCTCAGGAAGGAGCG CTCCAAGCAGCTGCGGCAGTCACCTACTCCTGTCTGCCCCGCCCTAGAATCAGGGTATCCTCACCCCAGCCGAACAGGAAACCTCACAGCTGAACCTGCTGACCCTGCCAGAGTGTCTTCCCGCCAGCGCCTGGAGCTGGTAGCCCTTGTCTACTCTTCATGCATTGCAG agaaCCTGGTACCAAACCTCTTTCTGGAGCTTTTCTTCGTCCTTCAGCTCCTTACTGCCCGGAGGATGGTGGCTGCCAAAGACAGTGACCTTGAATCAAGTCCAGGAGCCGTAG GTTCCCTGGAAAGCCCGCTGTTCCAGAGTGTCCATGATTGTGTCTTCTTTGCAGTGCAGGTTTTGGAGCATCAGTTTCA TGTGCTTTCCCACCTGGACAAAGGGACCTTGAAGCTGTTGGCTGAGAATGAGCGGCTACTGTGCTTCTCACCAGCTCTGCAAGGACGCCTCCGAGCTGCCTATGAGGGCAGTGTTGCGAAG GTCTCCCTGGAGATGCCACCTTCTGCTCAAGCTGTCTCCTTTCAGCCAGAAACTGACAACCGTGCCAACTTCTCCAGTGATCGAGCTTTTCATACTTTTAAGAAACAGAG GGATGTGTTTTATGAGGTGCTTCGAGAGTGGGAAGATCGCCATGAGGAGCCTGGCTGGGATTTTGAGAAGGGCTTGGGCAGCAGGATCAG AACCATGATGGGTCACCTCTCTGCAGCCGGCAGCCACAGCCATTTTGTTCGACTTTTCCAAAAACAACTTCTCCAG ATGTGTCAGAGTCCTGGTGGTGCTGGGGGCACTGTCTTGGGTGAGGCTCCAGGTGTGTTAAATATGCTTGGAGCTGACAAGCTGGGGCGGTTGCGGCGCCTACAGGAACGGCTTGTGGCCCCTCAGAGCAGTGgggggccctgcccacccccaaccttCCCAGGCTGTCAGGGCTTCTTCAGGGACTTCATCTTGAGTGCCAGCAG CTTCCAGTTTAATCAGCATCTCATGGATAGTCTGAGTTTGAAGATCCGGGAGCTCAACGGCCTGGCCCTGCCTCAGCCTGAGCCTAGTGATGAAGATGGGGAGTCAGACGTGGACTGGCAG GGTGAACGGAGGCAGTTTGCTATGGTGCTGCTCAGCTTGAGGCTTCTGGCTAAATTCCTGGGCTTTGTGGCTTTCCTGCCGTACCGGGGGCCTGAACCACTGCCGACACGTGAGCTCCAGGACTCTATTCTGGCCCTGAGGAGCCAG GTGCCCCCGGTCCTGGATGTGCGGGCTCTGCTGCAGCAGGGGCTGCGGGCCCGTCGAGCCGTGCTCACGGTGCCCTGGCTAGTGGAGTTCCTTTCCCTCGCTGACCACATTGTCCCCATGCTGGACTACTACCGCAGCATCTTCACCCTCCTGCTGCACCTGCATCG GAGCTTGGTCTTGTCAAAGGAAAGTGAAGGGGAGATGTGTTTCCTGAACAAGCTGCTGCTGCTTGCTGTCCTGGGCTGGCTTTTCCAG ATTCCCACAGTCCCTGAGGACCTGTTCTTTCTGGAAGAGGGTCAGTTGGATGCCTTTGAGGTGGATACAGTAGCTTCAGAGCATGGCTTG GACAGCATGCCTGTGGTGGACCAGCACCTGCTCTACACCTGCTGCCCCTATATTG GAGAGCTCCGCAAACTGCTCGCTTCATGGGTGTCAGGCAGCAGTGGGCGGAGTGGGGGCTTTGTGAGGAAAAtcactcccaccaccaccaccggcCTGGGAGCCCGGCCTCCACGGACCACCCAGGGGCTGCAG GCACAGCTGGCTCAAGCCTTTTTCCACAACCAGCCACCCTCCCTGCGCAGGACTGTGGAGTTTGTGGCGGAGAGAATTGGCTCTAACTGTGTCAAACATATCAA GGCCACGCTGGTGGCAGATCTGGTGCGCCAGGCAGAGTCACTTCTTCAAGAACAGCTGGTGACACAGGGACAGGAAGGGGGAGATCCAGCCCAGCTGTTGGAGATCTTGTGTTCCCAGCTGTGCCCCCACGGGGCCCAGGCACTGACCCAGGGGCGGGA GTTCTGCCAAAGGAAGAGCCCTGGTGCTGTGCGGGCATTGCTTCCCGAGGAGACCCCGGCAGCT GTTCTGAGCAGCGCAGAGAACATTGCTGTGGGGCTTGCAACAGAGAAAGCCTGTGCTTGGTTGTCAGCCAACATCACAG CGCTGATCAGGAGGGAGGTGAAAGCGGCCGTGAGTCGCACGCTTCGAGCCCAGGGTCCTGAGCCGGCTGCCCGGGGGGAGCGGAGGGGCTGCTCCCGTGCCT ga